From Micromonospora rhizosphaerae, the proteins below share one genomic window:
- a CDS encoding PASTA domain-containing protein, with product MSDDREERPAGENADATRPLPPDRTGQEPGETTRPLPPDGERTERQEPVDSTRPMPPTPPSAWSGRAEVPPPRPVGYREQTTEWYTEEQAGRRWWMPILLGILALVLLALIGLGVWLALRAADEGPAPSSSPSFPPTSAPATSAAPTSAAPSTEPPTTPPATTAPARVPMPPLVGLSEATARAILDRLGVGYRVETRISDRPAGTVLETDPGAGELITEGEQVTLVVAQAAAPTTGAGTPTPSPTP from the coding sequence ATGAGCGACGATCGTGAGGAGCGACCCGCCGGGGAGAACGCGGACGCCACCCGGCCGCTGCCGCCCGATCGCACGGGCCAGGAGCCGGGCGAGACCACCCGTCCCCTGCCGCCGGACGGTGAGCGGACGGAACGGCAGGAGCCGGTGGACTCGACCCGCCCGATGCCGCCCACCCCGCCGTCGGCCTGGTCCGGGCGGGCCGAGGTCCCGCCGCCCCGGCCGGTCGGCTACCGGGAGCAGACCACCGAGTGGTACACCGAGGAACAGGCGGGCCGCCGCTGGTGGATGCCGATCCTGCTGGGCATCCTCGCCCTGGTGCTGCTCGCGCTGATCGGGCTGGGCGTCTGGCTGGCGCTGCGCGCCGCGGACGAGGGACCCGCGCCGTCGTCCTCGCCCTCGTTCCCGCCGACCTCCGCCCCGGCGACCTCCGCCGCGCCCACGTCGGCGGCGCCGAGCACCGAGCCGCCGACGACCCCGCCTGCCACCACGGCCCCGGCCCGGGTGCCGATGCCGCCGCTGGTTGGCCTGTCGGAGGCCACCGCCCGCGCCATCCTCGACCGGCTGGGCGTGGGCTACCGCGTGGAGACCCGCATCTCGGACCGCCCGGCGGGCACGGTGCTCGAGACCGACCCCGGTGCGGGCGAGCTGATTACCGAAGGCGAGCAGGTCACCCTCGTGGTCGCCCAGGCCGCGGCGCCGACGACCGGCGCCGGCACTCCCACGCCCAGTCCGACCCCCTGA